A genomic region of bacterium contains the following coding sequences:
- a CDS encoding energy transducer TonB has protein sequence TVTLVVPPRAPVPQPSPRSSSPSTSSPHSAAPPAAAATPSAGTTRAGTPFTGAPGSSGTAGGTGSGASPGLSGADASGASSNAVAPAPPAAAPVVLPPRVISTPGTSYPGDAFRLTVRRQDLGAAAAVEGSEGVVAIRALVLATGDVRSVEVTASSGSDALDRAAVDAVRGWRFAPATRDGAPIAAYVVLRIRYVVR, from the coding sequence ACGGTGACGCTCGTCGTGCCGCCGCGCGCACCGGTGCCGCAGCCGTCACCGCGGTCATCGTCGCCGTCTACATCGTCGCCTCACTCCGCGGCGCCACCCGCCGCCGCGGCCACACCGAGCGCCGGTACGACGCGGGCCGGGACGCCGTTCACCGGCGCGCCGGGTTCGTCCGGCACCGCGGGCGGCACGGGTTCCGGCGCATCGCCGGGGTTGAGCGGCGCCGACGCATCGGGCGCCTCAAGCAACGCCGTGGCGCCCGCACCGCCGGCGGCTGCGCCGGTGGTGCTTCCTCCCCGGGTCATCTCGACACCCGGCACTTCATATCCGGGCGACGCCTTCCGCTTGACGGTGCGCCGTCAGGACCTCGGCGCCGCCGCGGCCGTCGAGGGAAGCGAAGGCGTGGTGGCGATTCGCGCGCTGGTGCTCGCGACGGGGGACGTGCGCAGCGTCGAGGTGACCGCGTCGTCCGGGTCGGACGCCCTCGACCGGGCGGCGGTGGACGCCGTCCGCGGTTGGCGGTTCGCGCCGGCCACGCGCGACGGCGCGCCGATCGCCGCGTATGTGGTCCTGCGGATTCGCTACGTGGTGCGCTGA
- a CDS encoding DUF6580 family putative transport protein, translating to MRSRTTPDRPAWLGTLPYGLVAAAVLLRLVPHASNFQPMDALALFGGAVLPGVWAFAVPLAAVALSDAVLGFYGPGMVWVYAAYAVIVILGRLALHRRSVGRVAGAALASAVVFYLITNLGEWTGPLYPHTAAGLAASFIAGIPFFGNTVLSDLGYSLALFGIYDAARAVERRRTGLSATQRTT from the coding sequence GTGAGATCGCGCACTACTCCGGATCGCCCGGCCTGGCTCGGCACGCTGCCCTACGGGCTGGTCGCGGCCGCCGTCCTGCTGCGGCTGGTCCCGCACGCCTCGAACTTTCAACCGATGGATGCGCTCGCGCTGTTCGGCGGCGCGGTGCTCCCCGGTGTGTGGGCGTTCGCCGTGCCGCTTGCCGCCGTCGCGCTGTCCGACGCGGTGCTGGGCTTCTACGGCCCGGGCATGGTCTGGGTGTACGCGGCCTACGCCGTGATCGTCATCCTGGGCCGGCTGGCGCTGCACCGCCGGTCCGTCGGGCGGGTGGCCGGCGCCGCGCTCGCGTCCGCGGTAGTGTTCTACCTGATCACCAACCTCGGGGAGTGGACCGGTCCGCTCTATCCGCATACGGCCGCCGGGCTCGCCGCCTCGTTCATCGCGGGAATTCCATTCTTCGGCAACACGGTGCTGAGCGATCTCGGATATTCGCTCGCCCTCTTCGGAATCTACGACGCGGCGCGCGCCGTGGAACGGCGCCGCACCGGCCTCAGCGCGACTCAGCGCACCACGTAG
- a CDS encoding cobyric acid synthase yields the protein MIQGTASHAGKSTLAAALCRVFARDGWRVAPFKAQNISLNAAVTPGGGEIGVAQAVQARAAGVEPAVEMNPVLVKPAPAGRTQVVVLGRASAVPLGRGELWRAITQSLDRLRAACDVVVIEGAGSPAEVNLRAADLTNMRLARYARAPVLIVGDIDRGGVFAALAGTTALLDRADRALVHGFMINKFRGDAKTLRPALRDLEARTRRPVLGVVPYAPAWRLPEEDAVALDRFRAPSGPPSDGVDEPSLEIAVVQLPYISNFDEFDALEQEAGVRVRYVRPGARLGRSDLVILPGSKSTAADLAVLRRSGLADAVREAAVSGTPVLGICAGYQMLGRRIDDPRGVESDRASVDGLGLLPHVTTFARTKRTARVRVRVGGAPPHRGGLAGSWPALEAPGYEIHMGHSTAAGPAWVRVVERGGRRCDEPAGAASPDGLVCGTVVHGLFEDAAVRYALLETLWRRRAPAAGPGGRREARRALTLDERLDGLADLVGRHLDLDRVRAIAGLPRR from the coding sequence ATGATCCAGGGCACGGCGTCGCACGCCGGCAAGAGCACCCTGGCGGCCGCGCTGTGCCGCGTTTTCGCGCGCGACGGATGGCGCGTGGCGCCGTTCAAGGCGCAGAACATCTCGCTCAACGCAGCGGTGACGCCCGGCGGCGGCGAGATCGGCGTCGCGCAGGCCGTGCAGGCGCGCGCCGCGGGCGTCGAGCCGGCCGTCGAGATGAACCCGGTGCTCGTGAAGCCGGCGCCCGCGGGCCGCACGCAGGTCGTGGTGCTCGGCCGCGCGTCGGCCGTCCCGCTCGGCCGCGGGGAGCTGTGGCGCGCGATCACGCAGTCCCTCGATCGCCTGCGCGCGGCCTGCGACGTGGTCGTGATCGAGGGCGCCGGCTCCCCGGCCGAAGTCAATCTGCGCGCCGCCGACCTGACGAACATGCGGCTCGCGCGCTACGCGCGCGCCCCCGTGCTGATTGTGGGCGACATCGACCGCGGCGGGGTCTTCGCGGCGCTCGCGGGCACGACGGCACTCCTCGACCGGGCGGATCGTGCGCTCGTCCACGGCTTCATGATCAACAAGTTTCGTGGCGACGCGAAAACGCTGCGGCCCGCGCTGCGCGATCTGGAAGCGCGGACGCGCCGCCCGGTGCTCGGCGTCGTTCCGTACGCGCCGGCGTGGCGCCTGCCGGAAGAGGACGCCGTGGCCTTGGATCGGTTCCGCGCGCCGTCTGGGCCGCCCTCGGACGGGGTGGACGAGCCGTCGCTCGAGATCGCCGTCGTGCAGCTTCCCTACATTTCGAACTTCGACGAGTTCGACGCGCTCGAGCAAGAGGCGGGGGTGCGCGTCCGGTACGTGCGGCCCGGCGCGCGCCTCGGACGGTCTGATCTCGTGATTCTGCCGGGCAGCAAATCGACCGCCGCCGACCTCGCGGTGCTGCGCCGGTCCGGGCTCGCCGACGCGGTGCGGGAAGCGGCGGTGTCGGGCACCCCGGTGCTCGGGATCTGCGCCGGCTACCAGATGTTGGGCCGGCGGATCGACGATCCGCGCGGCGTCGAGTCGGACCGCGCATCGGTCGACGGCCTCGGCCTGCTGCCGCACGTCACCACGTTCGCGCGGACCAAGCGCACGGCGCGGGTGCGGGTTCGCGTCGGCGGCGCGCCGCCGCACCGCGGGGGCCTCGCCGGTTCGTGGCCCGCCCTCGAAGCGCCGGGCTATGAGATCCATATGGGCCACAGCACGGCGGCCGGCCCGGCATGGGTGCGCGTCGTCGAGCGCGGCGGCCGGCGGTGCGACGAGCCGGCAGGCGCGGCGTCTCCGGACGGCCTGGTCTGCGGCACCGTGGTGCACGGCCTATTCGAGGACGCGGCCGTGCGCTACGCGCTGCTGGAGACGCTCTGGCGCCGCCGCGCTCCGGCGGCGGGCCCGGGCGGACGGCGCGAAGCGCGGCGGGCGCTCACGCTCGATGAGCGGCTGGACGGCCTCGCGGATCTCGTCGGCCGGCACCTCGATCTGGACCGCGTCCGCGCGATCGCGGGCCTGCCGCGGCGGTAG
- a CDS encoding C-terminal binding protein, giving the protein MPFLAVITDHDFPNLDDEEEVLRPLGIELRVADAKDRRAFLVEVAAADVLMNEYAPLSAETIGAAQRCLAIVRYGVGVDTVDLAAATKAGICVANVPDYGTQEVALHAFSLLLAVHRWLRTYDAGIRAGRWPAGPSVTPPIRRIHGLTLGIVGFGRIGRSVAAYAAPLGMHLLTFDPYVSRTAAAEAGATLVDYPTLLRQSDMLSFHAPLGSDTRHLLGEEELRMVKPTAVVVNTSRGALIDTLALARALREGRLAGAGLDVFESEPLAADHPLRETPNTILTPHVAWYSEEARRALKRSVAEEVARVARGEWPRSLVNQDVKAHARLTRGR; this is encoded by the coding sequence ATGCCGTTCCTCGCCGTGATTACCGACCACGACTTCCCGAACCTCGACGACGAGGAGGAGGTGCTCCGGCCGCTCGGCATCGAGTTGCGCGTCGCCGACGCGAAGGACCGCCGCGCCTTTCTCGTGGAGGTGGCGGCCGCCGATGTGCTGATGAATGAGTATGCGCCGCTGAGCGCCGAGACGATCGGCGCGGCACAGCGCTGCCTCGCGATCGTGCGGTACGGCGTCGGCGTGGACACGGTGGATCTCGCGGCGGCGACCAAGGCCGGCATCTGCGTGGCGAACGTGCCGGACTACGGGACACAGGAAGTCGCTCTCCACGCGTTCTCCCTGCTCCTGGCCGTACACCGCTGGCTGCGCACGTACGACGCGGGGATCCGGGCGGGCCGCTGGCCGGCCGGACCGTCCGTCACCCCGCCGATCCGGCGCATCCACGGGCTCACCCTCGGCATCGTTGGCTTCGGGCGCATCGGTCGCTCCGTGGCCGCCTACGCGGCGCCGCTCGGCATGCACCTGCTCACGTTCGATCCGTACGTCTCGCGCACGGCCGCGGCGGAGGCGGGCGCGACGCTCGTCGACTACCCGACCCTGTTGCGCCAGTCCGACATGCTTTCGTTCCACGCGCCGCTCGGCTCGGATACCCGGCATCTGCTCGGCGAGGAAGAGCTCCGGATGGTGAAGCCGACCGCGGTCGTCGTCAACACGTCGCGCGGCGCGCTGATCGACACGCTCGCGCTCGCGCGGGCGCTGCGCGAGGGGCGTCTGGCCGGCGCCGGCCTTGACGTGTTCGAGAGCGAGCCGCTTGCGGCCGACCATCCGCTCCGTGAAACACCGAACACGATCCTGACCCCGCACGTCGCCTGGTACAGTGAAGAGGCCCGGCGCGCTCTCAAGCGCAGCGTGGCCGAGGAAGTGGCGCGCGTCGCGCGCGGTGAGTGGCCGCGGTCGCTGGTGAATCAGGACGTTAAAGCGCACGCGCGTCTCACCCGGGGCCGCTAG
- a CDS encoding cold shock domain-containing protein has translation MKWFDSRMGYGFVIDAEGRDVFVHRRIVRRAGRRRLEPGEPVEYEAEVTPRGVKITRLVVGEAPRRPA, from the coding sequence GTGAAGTGGTTCGACAGCCGGATGGGCTACGGCTTCGTGATCGACGCGGAGGGACGGGATGTGTTCGTCCACCGGCGGATCGTGCGCCGCGCCGGTCGGCGCCGGCTCGAGCCCGGCGAACCCGTGGAATACGAGGCGGAGGTCACGCCGCGCGGCGTGAAGATCACACGTCTGGTCGTCGGGGAGGCTCCGAGGCGCCCGGCGTGA
- a CDS encoding pilus assembly protein N-terminal domain-containing protein → MGHGAHGAVSARARLRITAALVCAAGVAALPLLRPAFAALPALTVYATSPTIRTSLHLQPGFALIVRADRRIDTVAIGDPRVITAAPVRRGPDVFDVVLQPLSDTGTTNMVLWLGDVTTIWNLDIGPGQRTADVVFVVTRPHAPAPAAAPTDTRRPSSPPAAPSPSSPPAPPAAAGAAPGGPSPAVLDLREAVGGVTAAFHATRTRSGILLGYEITNGAGGDLVIKPSSVLVRADGRPAAYGMGRDSVDRGRPDVIPRGATETGVIHIAVPSARRVELILALFPAGADESADHVNAPAARTGTAPAAPVPIVLQATFSGLDRLPVTAAP, encoded by the coding sequence GTGGGGCACGGAGCGCATGGAGCAGTTTCTGCGAGAGCGCGGCTGAGGATCACGGCGGCGCTGGTCTGCGCCGCCGGTGTCGCGGCCCTGCCGCTCCTGCGTCCGGCGTTCGCGGCGCTGCCCGCGCTGACCGTCTACGCGACCTCGCCGACGATACGCACGTCGCTTCACCTGCAGCCCGGTTTCGCGCTCATCGTGAGGGCCGACCGGCGCATCGACACGGTCGCGATCGGCGACCCCCGCGTGATCACCGCGGCGCCGGTGCGCCGCGGGCCGGATGTCTTCGACGTCGTGCTGCAGCCGCTGTCCGACACCGGTACGACGAACATGGTGCTCTGGCTCGGGGACGTCACCACCATTTGGAATCTCGACATCGGTCCGGGCCAGCGTACGGCGGACGTAGTGTTCGTCGTCACGCGGCCGCACGCTCCGGCGCCCGCAGCCGCCCCGACGGACACACGGAGACCGTCGTCCCCGCCGGCGGCCCCATCGCCGTCGTCCCCGCCGGCGCCGCCGGCCGCCGCCGGGGCGGCACCGGGCGGTCCGTCGCCCGCGGTGCTCGACCTGCGCGAAGCGGTCGGCGGCGTGACCGCCGCGTTCCACGCGACTCGAACGCGCAGCGGCATTCTGTTGGGGTACGAGATCACCAACGGCGCCGGGGGCGATCTCGTCATCAAACCGTCCTCGGTGCTCGTGCGCGCGGACGGCCGGCCCGCGGCCTACGGCATGGGGCGCGACAGCGTCGACCGCGGGAGGCCCGATGTCATTCCACGGGGCGCGACAGAGACGGGAGTGATCCACATCGCCGTACCGTCGGCCCGCCGGGTCGAGCTGATCCTCGCCCTGTTCCCGGCCGGCGCCGACGAGTCCGCCGACCACGTCAACGCCCCCGCAGCGCGCACCGGCACCGCCCCGGCGGCGCCGGTGCCGATCGTCCTCCAGGCGACGTTCAGCGGGCTGGACCGCCTGCCGGTGACGGCGGCACCCTGA
- a CDS encoding helix-turn-helix transcriptional regulator, giving the protein MTLGQKIRAARLEQRLTQEQLGGRDFSKSYISELERDHRTPRLTTLKILARRLNRPLSYFLDGVTEDREAEAFLMVGLAYLHAEALAEASAWLKRANDAASGDGDDLLHARIELALACLDQRNGHDLRAWRRAERVVRAVAHTGDRETLVRGQACLGRSKLAAGDPASAAWTFEAALHLLSGPEGDPSPAAALHYYLGVARERMGQTAEAADAYRQALGAGQSFADPEHAGGRHARRAAAAAQDGSYEAAIAHAGEAIAVYDTVQHRRRLADIHWQLGDLEAQAERWTEARRHYSASIAMYGAARQVRGAARTLGAFVDAVHAHLRADVLQTIGEAALALFPDDDGAPAEDRAATLWLRGTIQRMLGRMDLARLSLMESLRLFDGLRRLGEAKTIRRELALLAVESDDLATAREYLAVLRETSEAYHAPVIL; this is encoded by the coding sequence ATGACACTGGGACAGAAGATCCGTGCCGCCCGCCTCGAACAGCGGCTAACCCAGGAACAACTGGGCGGTCGCGATTTCTCGAAGAGCTACATCTCGGAGCTCGAGCGCGACCACCGCACGCCTCGCCTGACCACACTCAAGATCCTCGCGCGGCGGCTCAACCGGCCGCTCTCCTATTTCCTCGACGGCGTCACCGAGGACCGGGAGGCCGAGGCGTTCCTGATGGTCGGCCTCGCGTATCTCCACGCCGAAGCGCTCGCCGAGGCGTCGGCGTGGCTGAAGCGGGCGAACGACGCCGCGTCCGGCGACGGCGACGACCTGCTGCATGCGCGCATCGAGCTAGCCCTCGCCTGTCTGGACCAGCGGAACGGACACGACCTGCGGGCGTGGCGGCGTGCGGAGCGGGTGGTTCGCGCGGTGGCGCACACCGGAGACCGCGAGACGCTTGTGCGGGGGCAGGCGTGCCTCGGCCGCAGCAAACTCGCTGCCGGCGACCCTGCGTCGGCGGCATGGACGTTCGAGGCGGCCCTCCACCTTCTTTCCGGGCCCGAGGGCGATCCGTCGCCCGCGGCGGCGCTGCACTATTACCTCGGAGTCGCGCGCGAGCGCATGGGGCAGACGGCTGAAGCGGCCGATGCTTACCGCCAGGCGCTCGGCGCCGGCCAGTCGTTCGCCGATCCGGAGCACGCCGGCGGCCGGCATGCCCGTCGGGCGGCGGCCGCCGCGCAGGACGGTTCCTATGAAGCGGCGATCGCGCACGCCGGCGAAGCCATTGCGGTCTACGATACCGTGCAGCACCGGCGGCGGCTCGCGGACATTCACTGGCAGCTCGGCGATCTCGAGGCGCAGGCGGAGCGGTGGACCGAGGCTCGGCGGCACTACTCGGCCAGCATCGCGATGTACGGGGCGGCGCGGCAGGTTCGAGGCGCGGCGCGGACCCTGGGAGCGTTCGTCGATGCGGTGCACGCCCATCTTCGAGCCGACGTCCTGCAAACGATCGGCGAGGCCGCGCTCGCTCTGTTTCCCGACGACGACGGCGCGCCCGCTGAGGACCGTGCCGCCACACTCTGGCTTCGCGGTACGATTCAGCGAATGCTGGGCCGGATGGATCTCGCCCGCCTGTCCCTGATGGAAAGCCTCCGCCTTTTTGACGGCCTCCGCCGTCTCGGCGAGGCGAAGACGATACGCCGCGAACTGGCGCTGCTCGCGGTCGAGTCGGACGACCTCGCGACGGCGCGCGAGTACCTCGCCGTCCTCCGGGAAACGTCCGAGGCCTATCACGCACCGGTGATCCTCTAA
- a CDS encoding PrsW family glutamic-type intramembrane protease, with protein MRCPSCGAENDARDRFCTHCGSPLNPAAALPRPAPPPPPATHRNHGALRAAELRLERLAGTQDLEGFSFREMFGEVFKHRTTDEMDDYLVAGTKRTTPDLGEVKAAWPRPWLFIRVLAFVALLYAGLAFAAFNFGNVFAIPGMLTIGALAVPLATLFLFFEFNAPRNVPFHTTLMLMAFGGVFSIVVALFGYQVSNLNWLGASSAGIVEESGKLLVVALLMHQARYKYILNGLLFGAAVGAGFAWFESAGYAFAYLLKTQSLLAAANETQVRALLSPFAHVAWTAIAAGALWRAKGDAPMTLKPFMDATFWRAFLIPVALHMLWDSPIPPLLDVKYVAIGVVAWFVVLGLVQQGLWQVRDGQRTSAAAPAAVGVVGGES; from the coding sequence ATGCGCTGCCCGTCGTGCGGGGCGGAGAACGATGCTCGAGACCGGTTTTGCACCCACTGTGGGTCGCCGCTGAACCCCGCGGCCGCGCTTCCGCGGCCCGCGCCCCCGCCGCCGCCCGCCACCCATCGCAACCACGGCGCCCTTCGCGCCGCCGAACTCCGCCTCGAGCGGCTGGCCGGCACGCAAGACCTCGAGGGCTTCAGCTTCCGCGAGATGTTCGGCGAGGTCTTCAAGCACCGGACCACGGACGAGATGGACGACTATCTCGTCGCGGGAACGAAGCGGACGACACCCGATCTCGGGGAGGTGAAGGCGGCGTGGCCCCGCCCGTGGCTGTTTATCCGCGTGCTGGCGTTTGTCGCGCTGCTCTACGCCGGCCTGGCGTTCGCGGCGTTCAACTTCGGCAACGTCTTCGCGATTCCGGGCATGCTCACGATCGGCGCGCTCGCCGTGCCGCTCGCCACGCTCTTTTTGTTTTTCGAGTTCAACGCGCCGCGGAACGTTCCGTTCCACACTACGTTGATGCTGATGGCGTTCGGGGGCGTGTTCTCGATCGTCGTCGCGTTGTTCGGGTACCAGGTCTCCAACCTCAACTGGCTCGGCGCCTCGAGCGCGGGGATCGTCGAGGAGAGCGGAAAACTCCTCGTGGTTGCCCTGCTCATGCACCAGGCGAGGTACAAGTACATCCTGAACGGCCTGCTCTTCGGCGCGGCGGTCGGCGCCGGCTTCGCGTGGTTTGAGAGTGCGGGATACGCGTTCGCCTACCTCTTGAAGACGCAGTCGCTCCTCGCCGCGGCGAATGAGACGCAGGTGCGCGCGCTCCTCTCGCCGTTCGCGCACGTGGCGTGGACGGCGATCGCGGCCGGCGCACTGTGGAGGGCGAAGGGCGACGCGCCCATGACCCTAAAGCCGTTCATGGACGCGACCTTCTGGAGGGCGTTTCTGATCCCGGTCGCCCTGCATATGCTGTGGGACTCTCCGATCCCCCCGCTCCTGGACGTCAAGTACGTGGCCATTGGGGTGGTCGCCTGGTTTGTCGTGCTGGGCTTGGTGCAGCAGGGACTTTGGCAGGTGCGCGACGGACAGCGTACGTCCGCCGCGGCCCCGGCGGCGGTCGGGGTCGTGGGCGGCGAATCGTGA